GGCGCCTAGCCAATCGTGCGTGGAAGGCGGGCGACGACGACGCCCCCTTGACAAGCGGTCGCGCGCCATGCGCCAAGCGCCCATGGCAAAAGCGCGCTCCTTTTTCGTCTGCCAGAACTGCGGCGCCGTCGCGCCGCGCTGGCAGGGCCGTTGCGAATCCTGCGGCGAATGGAACGCCATCGTCGAGGAAAGCGACGCCGGCCCCGTCGCCGTGCGGGCGACGCGCGGCCGTCCCTTCGAGCTGGAAGGGCTCGCCGGCTCCGACAAGGCCGCGGAGCGCATCGCCACCGGCATCGCCGAATTCGACCGTGTCACCGGCGGCGGCTTCGTGCCGGGCTCGGTGCTGCTGCTCGGCGGCGAGCCGGGCATCGGCAAATCCACGCTTCTCATCCAGGCCTGCGCGGCGCTGGCGCGGCGCGGCGCGCGGGTCATCTACATTTCCGGCGAGGAGGCCGTGGCGCAGGTGCGCCTGCGCGCCAGCCGGCTCGATCTCGCCGATGCGCCCGTCGAACTCGCCTCGGCGACGCAGGTGGAGGATATTCTCGCCACTTGCGCGACGGGCAAGCGCGCGGCGCTGATCGTCATCGACTCGATCCAGACCATGCACAGCGAGGTCGCGCCCTCCGCGCCCGGCACGGTCACGCAGGTGCGGGCCAGCGCGCAGGCGCTGCTGCGCTTCGCCAAGACCACCGGCTCGACCATCATTCTGGTCGGCCATGTCACCAAGGACGGGCAGGTCGCGGGCCCGCGCGTCGTCGAGCACATGGTCGACGCCGTGCTCTCCTTCGAAGGCGACGCCGCCCATCATTTCCGCATGCTGCGCGCCTCCAAGAACCGTTTCGGCGCCACGGGCGAGATCGGCGTTTTCGAGATGACCGGGCTCGGGCTCGCGGAGGTCGCAAATCCTTCCGCCATCTTCCTCGCCGGACGCGACGCCACGGCGCCGGGCGCGGCGGTCTTCGCCGGCATGGAAGGCCAGCGCCCCCTGCTCATCGAGATACAGGCGCTGGTCGCGCCGACATCGCTGGGCACCGCGCGCCGCGCCGTCGTCGGCTTCGACCAGAACCGGCTGTCGATGATTCTCGCAGTGTTGGAGGCGCATGGCGGTCTCAAGCTTGGCATGCACGACGTCTATCTCAACGTCGCGGGCGGACTGCGCGCCGACGAGCCGGCCGGCGACCTCGCCGCCGCGGCGGCGCTGGTGTCGTCATTGACCGGCGCCGTTCTGCCGGCGGATCAGGCGTTCTTCGGCGAGATCGGCCTTTCGGGTGCGATCCGCCCGGTCATTCACGCCGGCATGCGGCTGCGCGAGGCGGGGAAGCTCGGCTTTCATCAGGCGGTTCTGGCGCAGGGCCAGCAGATCAACGAGGACGAGCGCCGCGCCGGGCTGATCCTGCGGCCCTGCGCCGACGTCGCCCAGCTCGTGGCGGCGATCGCCCAGACCGCCCCACGCGCGCGCGGGGGCGACTGATTTTTAACCTTTCCGCTTTCCGCAGGCGGCACAGTTGCGCTAGAAGCATGCCGTCGCAATCGCCGGGGCGACCGCCCTGCCGTATTCCACGCGCGCCCGCGTCTTTTCCGGATCTCGCGTCAGGGCGAAAAGAAGAGGACTTCGATGCCGTCATACCTTGATCTGGCAGTTATCTCGATCGTGCTCGTGTCGGGCATGCTCGCGCTTCTGCGCGGTTTCACGCGCGAGGTACTCGCCATCTTCTCCTGGGTGGCGGCGGCCGCTGCGGCCTATTACCTCCACCCCATGGCGCTCCCCTATATCAAGCCATACATCTCCAAGGAGGAGATCGCGCTGGCGGCCTCGGTCGCGGCGGTGTTTTTCGTGGCGCTGGTGGTGGTGTCGCTGTTCACGGTGAAGCTGTCCGACCTCATCCTCGACTCGAAGATCGGGGCGCTGGATCGCTCGCTGGGGTTCATCTTCGGGGCGGTGCGCGGCCTGCTTCTGGCCGTCGTCGCCTTCGTCTTCTATAGCTGGCTGGTGCCGGACGCCAATCAGCCGGAGTGGGTGCGCAACGCCCGCGCCAAGCCGATCCTCGCCGCGGGCGGCGAGAAGCTGCGCGAAATGCTGCCGGACGACATCGACAGCATCATCGCCAAGATCAAGGCGAAGAAGGGCGGCCATCACCCGGCCGAGGAGACGCCCCCGTCCGAGGCCGAGCCCGAGAAGGCGGACGCGCCGGCGCCCGAGAAGGGCGACGCCGGGGACAAGCAGTAAGCGCGCAAATGCGGCGCGCTTGCGCGCCGGTTGCTTGCAGGCGGCCGGAGCGGCTGGCAATGTTGACGAGCTGTCGCCGCGCGACGACAGCGGCAGGGGGAGAGTTGCGATGACACTGACCGACGCCACGCATCAACAGAATCCCGGCCAGACGGACACGTTCGACGAGAGCGAGGCCGATACGCTGCGCGAATATTGCGGCGTCTTCGGCGTCTTCGGTTTCGACGACGCGGCGGCGATCACCGCGCTGGGCCTGCACGCCCTGCAACATCGCGGACAGGAAGCCGCCGGCATCGTCTCCTTCGACCAGGGCCGCTTCCACGGCGAGCGCCGTCTTGGCCTCGTCGGCGATCACTTCTCCAAGGAAAGTACCATCAAGCGCCTGCCGGGCTCGGCGGCGATCGGCCATGTGCGCTACGCCACAACCGGCGAGACCATGCTGCGCAATGTGCAGCCGCTCTTCGCCGAGCTGAACACCGGCGGCTTCGCCCTCGCCCACAACGGCAATCTCACCAACGCCCAGGCGCTGCGCCGCGATCTCATCAAGGAAGGCGCGATCTTCCAGTCGACCTCCGATACCGAGACGATCCTCCATCTCGTGGCGCGCAGCCGCAAGACCGCCCTCGTCGATCGTTTCATCGAGGCGCTGCGTCAGATCGAGGGCGCCTATTCGCTGGTCTGCCTCACCAACAAGAAACTCATCGGCGCGCGCGATCCGCTCGGCATTCGCCCGCTCGTCATCGGTGAACTCGACGGCAAATATATTCTGGCCTCGGAAAGCTGCGCGCTCGACATCATCGGCGCTCGCTTCGTGCGCGATGTGAAGAACGGCGAAATCGTCGTCATTTCCGAGAGCGGACTGGAGAGCATCGAGCCCTTCCCGCCCCAGGCGGCGCGGCCCTGCATCTTCGAATACATCTACTTCGCCCGGCCCGATTCCGTCGTGCATGGCCGCCCGGTTTACGAAGTTCGCAAGGCCATGGGCCGCGAACTCGCGCGCGAGCAGGTCATCGCCGCGGATGTTGTCGTGCCCGTGCCCGACTCCGGCGTGCCGGCGGCGCTGGGCTATTCGCAACAGTCGGGCATTCCCTTCGAGCTCGGCATCATCCGCAACCATTATGTCGGCCGCACCTTCATCCAGCCGACGCAGTCGGTGCGCGAGGTCGGCGTGCGCATGAAGCACAGCGCCAATCGCTGCGTCGTCGAGGGAAAGCGCGTGATCCTCATCGACGACTCCATCGTGCGCGGCACGACTTCGGTGAAGATCGTGCAGATGATGCGCGACGCCGGGGCGACGGAAGTGCACTTCCTGATTTCCTCGCCGCCGATCACCCATCCCGATTATTACGGCATCGACACGCCGCAGAAGGACAAGCTGCTCGCCGCGACGCATTCGCTCGAGGAGATGCGCGCCTATATCGGCTGTGACTCGCTGGCCTTCCTGTCGGTCGACGGCATCTATCGCTCGACGGGTTATCCCGGCCGAGACAATGCGCGTCCGCAATTCACCGACCATTGCTTCACCGGCGATTACCCGACGTCGCTCACCGATCTCGTGGAAGAGAACCGCGCGCAACTGTCTCTGCTCGCCGAAGCAAGCTGAGGCGAGCCCTCATCCGACCCTCGCTGACGCGAGGGCCACCTTCTCCCGCAAGCGGGAGAAGGGATCTTGCGGCTGAATTAATGATCCCTCCCTTCTCACGTTTACGGGAGAAGGTGGCCCCTGCGTCAGCAGGGGTCGGATGAGGGCGCGCCGCCAACCCAGCAACGGAATCCATCGTGACCTCTCCCCGCATTGCCCTCGTCACCGGCGCCTCGCGCGGCATCGGCCGCGCTCTGGCGCTCGAACTCGCCCGCGGC
The DNA window shown above is from Methylocystis echinoides and carries:
- the radA gene encoding DNA repair protein RadA — translated: MAKARSFFVCQNCGAVAPRWQGRCESCGEWNAIVEESDAGPVAVRATRGRPFELEGLAGSDKAAERIATGIAEFDRVTGGGFVPGSVLLLGGEPGIGKSTLLIQACAALARRGARVIYISGEEAVAQVRLRASRLDLADAPVELASATQVEDILATCATGKRAALIVIDSIQTMHSEVAPSAPGTVTQVRASAQALLRFAKTTGSTIILVGHVTKDGQVAGPRVVEHMVDAVLSFEGDAAHHFRMLRASKNRFGATGEIGVFEMTGLGLAEVANPSAIFLAGRDATAPGAAVFAGMEGQRPLLIEIQALVAPTSLGTARRAVVGFDQNRLSMILAVLEAHGGLKLGMHDVYLNVAGGLRADEPAGDLAAAAALVSSLTGAVLPADQAFFGEIGLSGAIRPVIHAGMRLREAGKLGFHQAVLAQGQQINEDERRAGLILRPCADVAQLVAAIAQTAPRARGGD
- a CDS encoding CvpA family protein, which encodes MPSYLDLAVISIVLVSGMLALLRGFTREVLAIFSWVAAAAAAYYLHPMALPYIKPYISKEEIALAASVAAVFFVALVVVSLFTVKLSDLILDSKIGALDRSLGFIFGAVRGLLLAVVAFVFYSWLVPDANQPEWVRNARAKPILAAGGEKLREMLPDDIDSIIAKIKAKKGGHHPAEETPPSEAEPEKADAPAPEKGDAGDKQ
- the purF gene encoding amidophosphoribosyltransferase, coding for MTLTDATHQQNPGQTDTFDESEADTLREYCGVFGVFGFDDAAAITALGLHALQHRGQEAAGIVSFDQGRFHGERRLGLVGDHFSKESTIKRLPGSAAIGHVRYATTGETMLRNVQPLFAELNTGGFALAHNGNLTNAQALRRDLIKEGAIFQSTSDTETILHLVARSRKTALVDRFIEALRQIEGAYSLVCLTNKKLIGARDPLGIRPLVIGELDGKYILASESCALDIIGARFVRDVKNGEIVVISESGLESIEPFPPQAARPCIFEYIYFARPDSVVHGRPVYEVRKAMGRELAREQVIAADVVVPVPDSGVPAALGYSQQSGIPFELGIIRNHYVGRTFIQPTQSVREVGVRMKHSANRCVVEGKRVILIDDSIVRGTTSVKIVQMMRDAGATEVHFLISSPPITHPDYYGIDTPQKDKLLAATHSLEEMRAYIGCDSLAFLSVDGIYRSTGYPGRDNARPQFTDHCFTGDYPTSLTDLVEENRAQLSLLAEAS